A region from the Hypericibacter adhaerens genome encodes:
- a CDS encoding isocitrate lyase/PEP mutase family protein: MVTQAEKAQRFKALHDKPGCFVIPNPWDAGTAKLLASMGFQALATTSAGLAFALGKPDGAGRVTRDETITNAHAIVAATDLPVSADLEDGFGAKPESAAETIKRAAAVGLVGGSIEDSTRGGDKPIYDIGQAVERMVAAAEAARALPFPFMLVGRAENYLHGHPDLADTIRRLQAYQEAGASVLYAPGLKTRKEVATLVKSVDRPVNVLMGPGGATIADLAALGVRRVSVGGSLARAAMGAFLRAAQELKDKGTFGFTAEATPHAELNAAFD, encoded by the coding sequence ATGGTGACGCAGGCGGAGAAGGCCCAACGCTTCAAGGCGCTGCATGACAAGCCCGGCTGCTTCGTCATCCCCAACCCGTGGGATGCGGGCACGGCGAAGCTGCTGGCGAGCATGGGCTTCCAGGCGCTCGCCACCACCAGCGCCGGTCTCGCCTTCGCGCTCGGCAAGCCCGACGGCGCCGGGCGGGTCACGCGCGACGAGACCATCACCAACGCCCACGCCATCGTGGCGGCGACCGACCTGCCGGTGAGCGCCGACCTCGAGGACGGATTCGGCGCCAAGCCGGAATCCGCGGCCGAGACCATCAAGCGGGCGGCGGCGGTGGGGCTGGTCGGCGGCTCGATCGAGGATTCGACCCGCGGCGGCGACAAGCCCATCTACGACATCGGCCAAGCGGTCGAGCGCATGGTGGCGGCCGCCGAGGCGGCGCGGGCCCTGCCGTTCCCCTTCATGCTGGTCGGCCGCGCCGAGAACTACCTCCATGGGCATCCCGATCTCGCCGACACGATCCGGCGCCTCCAGGCCTATCAGGAGGCGGGCGCCAGCGTGCTCTACGCCCCCGGCCTCAAGACCCGCAAGGAGGTGGCCACGCTGGTGAAGTCGGTCGACCGGCCGGTCAATGTGCTGATGGGACCGGGCGGGGCCACCATCGCCGACCTGGCGGCCTTGGGCGTGCGCCGGGTCAGCGTCGGCGGCAGCCTGGCGCGGGCGGCCATGGGCGCCTTCCTGCGGGCGGCCCAGGAGCTCAAGGACAAGGGCACCTTCGGCTTCACCGCCGAGGCCACGCCCCATGCCGAGCTCAACGCCGCCTTCGATTAG
- the recA gene encoding recombinase RecA: protein MSNVALKVVGKETSMDRNKALDAALSQIERAFGKGSIMKLGQRDKVVETEVVSTGSLGLDIALGIGGLPRGRIIEIYGPESSGKTTLALHVVAEAQRQGGTCAFVDAEHALDPSYATKLGVNVEELLISQPDAGEQALEIADTLVRSGAVDVLVIDSVAALVPRAELEGEMGDTHVGLQARLMSQALRKLTGSISRSRCMVIFINQIRMKIGVMFGNPETTTGGNALKFYASVRLDIRRIGSIKDRDTVVGSQTRVKVVKNKLAPPFRVVEFDIMYGEGISKTGELIDLGTAAGVVEKSGAWFSHGGQRIGQGRENAKQFLKENPEVAATIEAAVRQNAGLVAGAMMSGSGDKEGGEED from the coding sequence ATGTCGAATGTGGCATTGAAGGTCGTCGGCAAGGAAACCAGCATGGATCGCAACAAGGCGCTGGATGCGGCGCTGAGTCAGATCGAGCGCGCCTTTGGCAAGGGCTCGATCATGAAGCTCGGCCAGCGCGACAAGGTGGTGGAGACCGAGGTGGTCTCCACGGGCTCGCTCGGGCTCGATATCGCGCTCGGCATCGGCGGCCTGCCGCGCGGGCGCATCATCGAGATCTACGGGCCGGAAAGCTCCGGCAAGACCACGCTGGCGCTCCATGTCGTGGCCGAGGCCCAGCGCCAGGGCGGCACCTGCGCCTTCGTCGATGCCGAGCATGCGCTCGACCCCTCCTATGCCACCAAGCTCGGCGTCAATGTCGAGGAGCTGCTGATCTCGCAGCCCGACGCCGGCGAGCAGGCGCTCGAGATCGCCGACACGCTGGTCCGTTCGGGCGCCGTCGACGTGCTGGTGATCGACAGCGTCGCGGCGCTGGTGCCGCGGGCCGAGCTCGAGGGCGAGATGGGCGACACCCATGTCGGCCTCCAGGCGCGGCTCATGAGCCAGGCGCTCCGCAAGCTCACCGGCTCGATCTCGCGCTCGCGCTGCATGGTGATCTTCATCAACCAGATCCGCATGAAGATCGGCGTGATGTTCGGCAATCCCGAGACCACGACCGGCGGCAACGCGCTCAAGTTCTACGCCTCGGTGCGCCTCGACATCCGGCGCATCGGCTCGATCAAGGATCGCGACACGGTGGTGGGCTCGCAGACCCGCGTGAAGGTGGTGAAGAACAAGCTGGCGCCGCCGTTCCGGGTCGTCGAGTTCGACATCATGTATGGCGAAGGCATCTCCAAGACCGGCGAGCTGATCGATCTCGGCACCGCGGCCGGCGTGGTGGAGAAGTCGGGCGCCTGGTTCTCCCATGGCGGCCAGCGCATCGGCCAGGGCCGCGAGAACGCCAAGCAGTTCCTGAAGGAGAATCCCGAGGTGGCGGCCACGATCGAGGCCGCGGTCCGCCAGAATGCGGGCCTCGTCGCCGGCGCGATGATGAGCGGCAGCGGCGATAAGGAAGGCGGCGAGGAGGACTGA
- a CDS encoding response regulator, with protein MAGQGMASQGGRKLGRWGGCAAMAASLLVGLCPPAMAQMNAEVSVSLLTMALVLVPLFALILISYWLGRRSLHGGAIGERQLMALLDRAPLGWYALDATGRITYMNGTMRDWLGLGEEGGPDGFGEVRLHDLLAELPAGAVPASPFGSGLVGEGDALFRSRSGEAISVHLRQQALPPGTRGGSVACAVVHDLRPARAREAQLQVFERRFQRFFEQAPLGITLVDAEGRLEEANKAFRSMVKMRSAELRKRRLLDLIAEADRPQVEGRLRMALQGEELGERPLDLQMAAGNGRSATLYAVRREDEPGGKPGLIVQFIDTTERKKLERQFSQSQKMQAVGQLAGGIAHDFNNLLTAMIGFCDLLLLRHRAGDQSFADIMQIKQNANRAANLVRQLLAFSRQQTLIPRVLDVTDVLAELSHLLRRLIGANIELQMVHGRELFPVKVDHGQLEQVIINLAVNARDAMPEGGKLLIRTSNVSNAYPVTRGAETMPPGDYARIEVADTGTGIAPDIIDNIFEPFFSTKEVGAGTGLGLATVYGIVKQTGGFIFVDSKVGEGTAFSIYLPRHAAAKSEAPAKQEGDAGQPRDLTGMGTVLLVEDEDAVRLFGARALRNKGYNVFEARSGEAALEMIKAGKQPIDLLITDVVMPRMDGPTLIKEVRLIRPELKVIFISGYAEDDFRKRLGEGAEIHFLPKPFSLSQLAEKVKEVMRAA; from the coding sequence ATGGCGGGGCAGGGGATGGCGAGCCAGGGCGGAAGAAAGCTGGGCCGATGGGGCGGCTGCGCGGCGATGGCCGCGTCGCTGCTGGTGGGGCTTTGTCCGCCGGCAATGGCACAGATGAACGCCGAGGTCAGCGTCAGCCTGCTCACCATGGCGCTCGTGCTGGTGCCGCTCTTCGCGCTCATCCTCATCAGCTACTGGCTGGGCCGGCGCTCGCTCCATGGTGGCGCCATCGGCGAGCGCCAGCTCATGGCGCTGCTCGATCGCGCCCCCCTCGGCTGGTACGCGCTCGATGCGACCGGCCGCATCACCTACATGAACGGCACCATGCGCGACTGGCTGGGGCTCGGCGAGGAAGGCGGGCCCGACGGTTTCGGCGAGGTGCGGCTGCATGACCTCCTGGCCGAGCTGCCGGCGGGCGCCGTGCCGGCGAGCCCCTTCGGCAGCGGGCTGGTCGGCGAGGGCGACGCGCTGTTCCGCAGCCGCTCCGGCGAGGCCATCTCGGTGCATCTGCGCCAGCAGGCCCTGCCGCCCGGCACGCGCGGCGGCTCGGTCGCCTGCGCCGTGGTCCACGACCTGCGCCCGGCCCGCGCCCGCGAGGCCCAGCTCCAGGTGTTCGAGCGCCGGTTCCAGCGCTTCTTCGAGCAGGCGCCGCTGGGCATCACGTTGGTCGATGCCGAAGGCCGGCTCGAGGAAGCCAACAAGGCGTTCCGCTCGATGGTCAAGATGCGCTCGGCCGAGCTGCGCAAGCGCCGGCTGCTCGACCTCATCGCCGAAGCCGACCGCCCGCAGGTGGAAGGCCGCCTGCGCATGGCGCTTCAGGGCGAGGAGCTCGGCGAGCGGCCGCTCGACCTGCAGATGGCGGCCGGCAACGGCCGCAGCGCCACGCTCTATGCGGTGCGCCGCGAGGACGAGCCCGGCGGCAAGCCCGGCCTCATCGTCCAGTTCATCGACACCACCGAGCGCAAGAAGCTGGAACGCCAGTTCTCGCAGTCGCAGAAGATGCAGGCGGTGGGCCAGCTCGCCGGCGGCATCGCCCACGACTTCAACAACCTGCTCACCGCCATGATCGGCTTCTGCGACCTGCTGCTGCTGCGCCACCGCGCCGGCGACCAGTCCTTCGCCGACATCATGCAGATCAAGCAGAACGCCAACCGCGCCGCCAACCTGGTGCGCCAGCTCCTGGCCTTCTCGCGCCAGCAGACCCTGATCCCGCGCGTGCTCGACGTGACCGACGTGCTGGCCGAGCTGTCGCATCTGCTGCGCCGGCTGATCGGCGCCAATATCGAGCTGCAGATGGTCCATGGCCGCGAGCTGTTCCCGGTCAAGGTCGACCATGGCCAGCTCGAGCAGGTGATCATCAACCTCGCGGTCAATGCGCGCGACGCCATGCCCGAGGGCGGCAAGCTCCTGATCCGCACCTCGAACGTCTCGAACGCCTATCCGGTGACGCGCGGGGCCGAGACCATGCCGCCCGGCGACTATGCGCGCATCGAGGTTGCCGATACGGGCACGGGCATTGCCCCCGATATCATCGACAACATCTTCGAGCCCTTCTTCTCGACCAAGGAAGTGGGCGCGGGCACCGGCCTCGGGCTCGCCACCGTCTATGGCATCGTCAAGCAGACCGGCGGCTTCATCTTCGTCGACAGCAAGGTGGGCGAGGGCACGGCCTTCTCGATCTATCTGCCGCGCCATGCCGCCGCCAAGAGCGAGGCCCCGGCCAAGCAGGAAGGCGACGCGGGCCAGCCGCGCGACCTGACCGGCATGGGGACGGTGCTGCTGGTCGAGGACGAGGACGCCGTACGTCTCTTCGGCGCCCGCGCGCTGCGCAACAAGGGCTACAACGTGTTCGAGGCGCGCAGCGGCGAGGCGGCGCTGGAGATGATCAAGGCCGGCAAGCAGCCGATCGATCTCCTGATCACCGACGTGGTGATGCCGCGCATGGACGGGCCGACCCTGATCAAGGAGGTCCGGCTGATCCGCCCCGAGCTCAAGGTCATCTTCATCTCCGGCTATGCCGAGGACGATTTCCGCAAGCGCCTGGGCGAGGGGGCCGAGATCCATTTCCTGCCCAAGCCCTTCTCCCTCTCGCAGCTGGCCGAGAAGGTGAAGGAAGTGATGCGCGCGGCATGA
- the flhB gene encoding flagellar biosynthesis protein FlhB, with protein MAEEDQDDSQRTEEPSQRRLQEAREKGQVAQSREVQHWIVILGVALAIFIFATQAVNGTARLVLPFLERPETIPTDFDNLRHILAGTVFGLFKIALLPFLVLIIAAMAGGLIQTGFIFSGEQLKPKLERINPIEGAKRLFSRRSLAEFAKNLAKLAVVGTVAMMVLWPMANDAARLIGLDQGAVLGLLKHDSMRLLIALLSIMAIIAALDYLYQYFEHIRRLRMSKRELREELKQSEGDPLIKSRIRQMRMERARRRMMAQVPKADVVITNPTHFAVALKYEIGKMAAPVLIAKGADAVAFKIREVAEAHKIPVVENPPLARGLFAAVELDQEIPAEHYKAVAEVIGYVMRLRGGGAPPRPAMARR; from the coding sequence ATGGCCGAGGAAGATCAGGACGATTCCCAACGAACAGAAGAGCCAAGTCAACGAAGGCTCCAGGAAGCGCGCGAGAAGGGCCAGGTCGCCCAGTCGCGCGAGGTGCAGCACTGGATCGTAATCCTGGGGGTGGCGCTCGCCATCTTCATCTTCGCGACCCAGGCCGTGAACGGCACGGCGCGCCTGGTGCTGCCGTTCCTGGAACGGCCCGAGACGATACCCACCGATTTCGACAATCTGCGGCATATCCTCGCCGGGACCGTGTTCGGGCTGTTCAAGATCGCGCTGTTGCCGTTTCTGGTGCTCATCATCGCCGCCATGGCGGGCGGATTGATCCAGACCGGCTTCATCTTCTCGGGCGAGCAGCTCAAGCCCAAGCTCGAGCGGATCAACCCGATCGAGGGCGCCAAGCGCCTGTTCTCGCGCCGGTCGCTGGCGGAGTTCGCCAAGAACCTCGCCAAGCTGGCCGTGGTCGGCACGGTCGCCATGATGGTGCTCTGGCCCATGGCCAACGACGCGGCCCGGCTCATCGGCCTCGACCAGGGCGCCGTGCTGGGCCTGCTCAAGCATGACAGCATGCGGCTCCTGATCGCGCTGCTCTCGATCATGGCGATCATCGCGGCGCTCGATTACCTCTATCAGTATTTCGAGCATATCCGGCGCCTGCGCATGTCGAAGCGCGAGTTGCGCGAGGAATTGAAGCAGTCGGAAGGCGATCCGCTGATCAAGTCGCGCATCCGCCAGATGCGCATGGAGCGCGCGCGCCGGCGCATGATGGCGCAGGTGCCCAAGGCCGACGTGGTGATCACCAACCCGACCCACTTCGCGGTCGCGCTCAAATACGAGATCGGCAAGATGGCGGCGCCGGTGCTGATCGCCAAGGGTGCCGACGCGGTCGCCTTCAAGATCCGCGAGGTGGCCGAGGCCCACAAGATCCCGGTCGTCGAGAATCCGCCGCTCGCGCGCGGCTTGTTCGCGGCGGTCGAGCTGGATCAGGAGATCCCGGCGGAGCATTACAAGGCGGTGGCCGAGGTCATCGGCTACGTCATGCGGTTGCGCGGCGGCGGCGCGCCGCCGCGGCCGGCGATGGCGCGGCGCTAG
- the fliR gene encoding flagellar biosynthetic protein FliR: MLQQILTTNLFAFFLVFARLGSAVMLLPGIGESYVAPRFRLCFALAFSLALMPLLQPQLPPAPAGAVALLLLMGGEIIVGLFLGTLVRLILLALEMAGMMIALQIGFASALSQDPATAQQGSVIGNFLLSLGVVLIFATGLHMPMIRAMVDSYGVFPAGGVPAAGDMAITVARTVGKAFAIAVEFSTPFVLLGLLFNLALGLLSRLMPQLQVFFVGLPVQILAGFVLLAAGLAFAMTWFLGRLANALPGLL, encoded by the coding sequence ATGCTGCAGCAGATCCTCACCACGAACCTGTTCGCCTTCTTCCTGGTGTTCGCGCGCCTCGGATCGGCGGTCATGCTGCTGCCCGGCATCGGCGAAAGCTATGTGGCGCCGCGCTTCCGGCTCTGCTTCGCGCTGGCCTTCTCCCTGGCGCTGATGCCGCTGCTCCAGCCGCAGCTTCCGCCGGCGCCCGCGGGCGCCGTCGCGCTGCTCCTGCTCATGGGCGGCGAGATCATCGTCGGCCTGTTCCTCGGGACGCTGGTGCGCCTCATCCTGCTGGCGCTCGAGATGGCGGGCATGATGATCGCGCTCCAGATCGGCTTCGCCAGCGCCCTGTCGCAGGATCCCGCGACCGCGCAGCAAGGCTCGGTCATCGGCAATTTCCTGCTGTCGCTGGGCGTGGTGCTGATCTTCGCCACCGGCCTCCATATGCCGATGATCCGCGCCATGGTCGACTCCTACGGCGTCTTCCCGGCGGGCGGCGTGCCGGCCGCGGGCGACATGGCGATCACCGTGGCGAGGACGGTGGGCAAGGCCTTCGCCATCGCGGTCGAGTTCTCGACGCCGTTCGTGCTGCTCGGGCTGCTCTTCAATCTGGCGCTAGGGCTCCTGTCGCGGCTGATGCCGCAGCTCCAGGTGTTCTTCGTCGGCCTGCCGGTCCAGATCCTGGCGGGCTTCGTCCTGCTCGCGGCGGGGCTGGCCTTCGCCATGACCTGGTTCCTGGGTCGGCTGGCCAACGCCCTGCCCGGCCTCTTGTGA
- the fliQ gene encoding flagellar biosynthesis protein FliQ: MDQAAILDIARETVFVTLKLGAPILLLALIAGVAISLLQALTQMQEMTLSFVPKILAILLSLVVFLPFMLTTLTDFTHELMDRIASGG, encoded by the coding sequence GTGGACCAAGCTGCCATCCTCGATATCGCGCGCGAGACCGTCTTCGTCACGCTCAAGCTGGGCGCGCCCATCCTGCTGCTCGCGCTGATCGCGGGCGTCGCGATCTCGCTCCTGCAGGCGCTGACCCAGATGCAGGAGATGACGCTCTCCTTCGTGCCGAAGATCCTGGCGATCCTGCTGTCGCTCGTCGTCTTCCTGCCCTTCATGCTCACCACGCTCACGGACTTCACCCACGAGCTGATGGACCGCATCGCGTCCGGCGGCTGA
- the fliE gene encoding flagellar hook-basal body complex protein FliE has product MRSDFAAAAKFYEQVAQSSAKPLGTGMEPRPTEGPSFSDFLKQAGTETVNSLRQGESQTIQGLAGKAELSDIIAAVSQAEVSLQTVVAVRDKVIAAYQDVMRMSI; this is encoded by the coding sequence ATGCGCAGCGATTTCGCCGCCGCCGCCAAGTTCTACGAACAGGTGGCGCAGAGCAGCGCCAAGCCGCTCGGGACTGGCATGGAGCCGCGCCCGACCGAGGGCCCGAGCTTTTCCGATTTCCTCAAGCAGGCCGGCACCGAGACGGTGAACAGCCTGAGACAGGGCGAATCCCAGACCATCCAGGGGCTCGCCGGCAAGGCGGAGCTTTCCGACATCATCGCCGCGGTCAGCCAGGCCGAGGTCTCGCTGCAGACCGTGGTCGCGGTGCGCGACAAGGTGATCGCCGCCTATCAGGACGTCATGCGCATGTCGATCTGA
- the flgC gene encoding flagellar basal body rod protein FlgC, protein MDLTDSLKISASGLKAQGTRLRVIAENLANADSTAKTSGGTPYQRKVVTFRNVLDRELGVDMVETNRPALDKTPFDTKYDPTNPGADAQGYVKMPNVNTLIELADMREAERSYEANLKAIEASRTMLQKAIDILR, encoded by the coding sequence ATGGATCTGACCGATTCGCTCAAGATCTCGGCCTCGGGCCTGAAGGCGCAGGGCACGCGCCTGCGCGTCATCGCCGAGAACCTCGCCAACGCGGATTCGACCGCAAAGACCTCGGGCGGCACCCCCTATCAGCGCAAGGTCGTGACCTTCCGCAACGTGCTCGATCGCGAGCTCGGCGTCGACATGGTCGAGACCAACCGGCCCGCGCTCGACAAGACGCCGTTCGACACGAAATACGACCCGACCAATCCGGGCGCCGACGCCCAGGGCTATGTAAAGATGCCCAACGTGAACACGCTGATCGAGCTCGCCGACATGCGTGAAGCCGAGCGGTCCTACGAGGCCAATCTCAAGGCCATCGAGGCCTCGCGCACCATGTTGCAGAAGGCCATCGACATCCTGCGCTAA
- a CDS encoding flagellar basal body protein, with protein MDLSRIPLFSLALDKMAWLNKRQEVLAHNIANADTPDFQPQELKPLDARAALSSVGAQGSGQFTLMPVATDPNHIVGPSGAHAGKPAVEGEKKPYETTLAGNQVVLEEQMVKVAETQANYEMATNLYKKYIDMVKIALGRGSSA; from the coding sequence ATGGATCTCAGCCGCATACCCCTGTTTTCGCTGGCGCTCGACAAGATGGCCTGGCTGAACAAGCGCCAGGAGGTCTTGGCCCACAACATCGCCAACGCCGACACGCCCGACTTCCAGCCGCAGGAATTGAAGCCGCTCGATGCGCGCGCGGCCCTGAGCTCGGTCGGCGCGCAAGGATCGGGGCAGTTCACGCTGATGCCGGTGGCGACCGACCCCAACCATATCGTGGGTCCTTCGGGCGCCCATGCCGGCAAGCCCGCGGTCGAGGGCGAGAAGAAGCCTTACGAGACCACGCTCGCCGGCAACCAGGTCGTGCTCGAGGAGCAGATGGTGAAGGTGGCGGAGACGCAGGCCAACTACGAGATGGCGACCAATCTCTACAAGAAATACATCGACATGGTGAAGATCGCGCTGGGACGCGGGAGCTCGGCATGA
- the csrA gene encoding carbon storage regulator CsrA — MLYLTRKVGESVVINDNIEVTVVEVRGKSVKLGFTFPADASVLRREIYERIQAENRAAAESSAHLVALGTNKKPS, encoded by the coding sequence ATGCTCTATCTGACGCGCAAAGTCGGCGAATCCGTCGTCATCAACGACAATATCGAAGTCACGGTGGTCGAGGTCCGGGGGAAATCGGTCAAGCTGGGCTTCACCTTCCCCGCCGACGCCAGCGTGCTGCGCCGCGAGATCTACGAGCGGATCCAGGCCGAGAACCGGGCCGCCGCGGAATCGAGCGCACATCTGGTGGCGCTCGGCACCAACAAGAAGCCGAGCTGA
- a CDS encoding EscU/YscU/HrcU family type III secretion system export apparatus switch protein — MARSDIPSRGKADDRPVAAALTYDPTRAGVPRVSAAGRGPIAEQILALARANNVPVHEDPDLAGLLAAVEIDCEIPVEALVAVAEILAYVYRANGRLPAILKQGTSRP, encoded by the coding sequence GTGGCTCGTTCCGACATCCCCTCCCGCGGCAAAGCCGACGACCGACCGGTCGCAGCCGCGTTGACCTACGATCCCACGCGCGCCGGCGTGCCGCGCGTGAGCGCTGCCGGCCGCGGCCCGATTGCCGAACAGATCCTGGCGCTGGCACGCGCGAACAATGTGCCGGTGCATGAGGATCCCGACCTCGCGGGCCTGCTCGCGGCGGTCGAGATCGATTGCGAGATCCCGGTCGAGGCGCTGGTCGCGGTCGCCGAGATCCTCGCTTACGTCTACCGGGCCAATGGCCGCCTTCCCGCCATCCTCAAGCAAGGGACTTCACGTCCATGA